The genomic stretch GATACTGCGCTGCATCGAGCAAGCGCTGCAGACGCCGGACGGCCTCGCCGGTGCTGCCTCGCCCCAGTTCGGGACAGGTCGGACCTGCCGGCGTCGGACGCGGCGCAGGAGACGTCGAGGGCGGCACGGGAGGAACCGACGGCGCCGGACGGCGGGGCGGCTGCGGCGTCACGGGCGGACGCTGTCCCGGTTGCCGTGGAAAAGGCGGTACGGGCGGACGGGCGCAGTTGATGCCGAGCGCCTGCCATTCGGATCTTTCGACGATACCGGTTGGCTCCCTGTTCTGGCGGCGCTGCAGGCCGATGACGGCATTTCGCGTTGCAGTCCCAAAGATCCCGTCGATAGGTCCCGGGTTCAAACCGCTTCTGGCCAGCAACTGCTGCAACCGTCTCACCGACGCGCCCCGTGCGCCGAGAGACAGGGTTGGACAAAGTCCTCCCGGTGATGCCGGCACGGGGATTGCAATCGCCTGCCCCACCTGCAAAACATCCGGGTTGGGCAACCGGTTGGCAGCCAGCAACTGCTCCAATGCCACGCCATACCTCTGGGCGATGGCGGTCATGGTGTCGCCCGGTCGAACATAGTAGACGATCAAAGCAAGATCACTCCTTTCTATTCGGTTCCATGATATTCCATTCGCAACTGATTGGTCCGTTTCTTCTGTCCGGCATAAACGAAGAGACCTCGTCTTCCCTTCCCCGGGAAATCGAGGTCTCCGCCGTTGTGCTCTTTCGAGCGCCTTTTACAGTTCCCTTTGCCGAAAAGCCTCTTTGATCGCATCCGCTGTCCGCCAGGCCAAGGACATGGCCGTAAGGGTCGGGTTGGAAGCGCCGGAGGTGACGAAAAGCGATGTATCCGCGATGAACAGGTTGGGGTGATCATGGGCGCGGCCCCACTTGTCGACGACGGAGCGCTGCGGGTCGTCGCCCATCCGGCAACCACCGAGCATGTGGGACGTATCGGGCGCCACAAACTCCACCTTACCCCCGGCCGCTTCGAGGATGTCTTTGCACATCTTTACGCCGGCGGCGATCACCTTGTGATCATTGTCGCCGAAGGTGAAGGTCACCTGCGGCGCCGGGAGGCCGACCTCGTCTTTCTGAGCGGACAAAGTAATGGTGTTGCCTTCGCTGGGCAGGGTCTCCCCGACGATGGACAGCCGGGCGAAGTAATTGTAGTCTCGGCCGATCTGGCGCAGGTTTTTCCCCCACAACTCGGATGCTTTGGCGACGATGTTCATGAAGGCCAACGGCCGGGAACCGTGGGCGAGAATGGAAAAGCCGCGCGCCCGCGAGCCGTCGGCCGGTGTTTCGTAAAATTCCTGCGTCAACGCCAAGACGGGCGTTCCTTTGTAAGGGAGGATCTCCTCGGAAAATCTCGCCATGATCTCATGACCGGAATGAAGCATGAAACACTTGCCCACCATGCCGCTGCTGTTGGCGAGGCCCTGCGGGTGGCGGGCGTCGGCCGACAGCAACAGCAGCCTGGGCGTCTCGATGGCGGAGGCGCAGAGGATGACCGCCCGCGCCCGCTGCCGGTATTCCTGGCCATTGAAGAGAAAAGTGACCCCTTCGACCCGGTCATCGCTGCGGCAGAGCACCCGGCTGACCATGCAGCCGTGGCGCAGTTCCACCCCGGCGTCGAGGGCTTGAGGGATATGGTGGATCAGGGTGGAGAACTTGGAGTTGGGCAGGCAGCCCTGGGCGCAGAAGCCCCGGTTGATGCAGGGCGGACGGCCCCGGTAGGGCGCCGACAGGATGGCCAAAGGAGCGACGGAACTGCGGACGCCCAGTTTTTCGCAGCCGATGCGCAGGACCTGGTGGGTGCTTGCGATGGGCTCCCGCTCCGGGTAAGGATAAGGGCCATGAAAGGCCCCCCAGGGGTAGTGCTTCGGGCCGGACACGGGGATCTCTGCTTCCAGCTTGCTGTAGTAGGGCGCCAGATCGTCATAAGAGATGGGCCAGTCCTCCCCCACCCCGTCGGCGGAGCGGGTGTGAAAATCGGAAGGGAAGAAGCGAGGCACGACAGCGGTAAAGTGGATCGTGCCGCCGCCGACGCCGGAACCAGAGGTGTTGTGGCCCAGTTCAGGCGGGTTCGTCCCGGCAGTCAGCCGCTTGTAGCGCCAGGCAGTCCGCCGCATATACAGCTCATCACTGACGAAGTCGCGGCTCACTTCCCAGTAAGGCCCCGCTTCGATGAGGACGACGCGCAATCCCGCCTGACCCAACTCGCGGGCCACCACAGCACCGGTGGCGCCCGCCCCGACGATGACGGCGTCCACCTCTTCTTCGAGCCACTTCCAGGCCAAATCTCTTTCATCGTTCATCGGTCAACCCTCCGCACCGGGCCTGGCCCCTTGCCTTGGCCCGCTCCTCCACCCGCGCCGGGTCAAGCCGCGGTTCCCAAGGGTCTTTCAGGCCGTATTCGATCCGATAGTAGCCTCGCGGATAAGCCGGACCGCCATAGCCGATCTCGGACCAGATCTCCGGCTGAGAGTAAAAGAAGTCGATGGCCGTGCGGAGCATTTTTTTAAAAAAATCTTTCGACGACAAGCCTGTCCAGGTCACTTCTCCCCGCTGGGCCTTGCCGAGGATATCGTCCATCTCCCAAGGCGCCAACTGCAGGAATGAACGCTGATACAGCTGCAAGGCCGTGGCGTCCAGCCAGGCCAGACCGCCGCGGAGCAGTTGTTCCTCCGGCGGCTGGGTGACGGGATGATACCCTTGACCCTGTTTTTCGGCCAAGTGACAATCCAACTGCCCCGCCACCCGGGCAAGCAGGTTTTCATCGCCCTCATCGACGAGCCGTCCGATGACCGCCTTCAGAATAGAGAATTCAAGGGGGGTAAAGACACGAGGCACCGCCGACGGCTGCAGCCTTTTTTCGACAAGAACGCGTGTATTCTCGTCCCAGT from Heliomicrobium modesticaldum Ice1 encodes the following:
- a CDS encoding peptidoglycan-binding protein, whose translation is MIVYYVRPGDTMTAIAQRYGVALEQLLAANRLPNPDVLQVGQAIAIPVPASPGGLCPTLSLGARGASVRRLQQLLARSGLNPGPIDGIFGTATRNAVIGLQRRQNREPTGIVERSEWQALGINCARPPVPPFPRQPGQRPPVTPQPPRRPAPSVPPVPPSTSPAPRPTPAGPTCPELGRGSTGEAVRRLQRLLDAAQYLVTVTGVYDQATENAVRTFQSEVGINPTGRANLETWLSLGESCGDLPRPPRHRITRVIDNIRYTLYTNKAVYRPGEPVLITFLKTNVSTEPITLNYPSSQRYDLSIDLGLSGIEVWRWSRGRSFNPVAETIVLQPAEYQAFQETWNQSSNTGQDIRYPGRYILAATNLGTRQGVSVEIELQPAVSAAEAER
- a CDS encoding gluconate 2-dehydrogenase subunit 3 family protein; this encodes MTVKTIYPDYDVMRESPHWDENTRVLVEKRLQPSAVPRVFTPLEFSILKAVIGRLVDEGDENLLARVAGQLDCHLAEKQGQGYHPVTQPPEEQLLRGGLAWLDATALQLYQRSFLQLAPWEMDDILGKAQRGEVTWTGLSSKDFFKKMLRTAIDFFYSQPEIWSEIGYGGPAYPRGYYRIEYGLKDPWEPRLDPARVEERAKARGQARCGGLTDER
- a CDS encoding GMC family oxidoreductase → MNDERDLAWKWLEEEVDAVIVGAGATGAVVARELGQAGLRVVLIEAGPYWEVSRDFVSDELYMRRTAWRYKRLTAGTNPPELGHNTSGSGVGGGTIHFTAVVPRFFPSDFHTRSADGVGEDWPISYDDLAPYYSKLEAEIPVSGPKHYPWGAFHGPYPYPEREPIASTHQVLRIGCEKLGVRSSVAPLAILSAPYRGRPPCINRGFCAQGCLPNSKFSTLIHHIPQALDAGVELRHGCMVSRVLCRSDDRVEGVTFLFNGQEYRQRARAVILCASAIETPRLLLLSADARHPQGLANSSGMVGKCFMLHSGHEIMARFSEEILPYKGTPVLALTQEFYETPADGSRARGFSILAHGSRPLAFMNIVAKASELWGKNLRQIGRDYNYFARLSIVGETLPSEGNTITLSAQKDEVGLPAPQVTFTFGDNDHKVIAAGVKMCKDILEAAGGKVEFVAPDTSHMLGGCRMGDDPQRSVVDKWGRAHDHPNLFIADTSLFVTSGASNPTLTAMSLAWRTADAIKEAFRQREL